DNA sequence from the Kineococcus endophyticus genome:
CCGGCGCTGCAGACCAAGCTCGCCTCCGGCAACGGCACCGCGGACGTGCAGGGCATCGAGGTCGGCCGCATCGCCGACGTCGTGGCGGGCCAGGCCGCCAAGTGGACCGACCTGAAGGAGACGCCGGCCGGTTCCCAGGTCGCGAACTACCCGGACTGGAAGTCGGCCGCCGCCACGACGAAGGACGGGAAGGTCCTCGGACTCGGGACCGACATCGGACCCATGGCGCTGTGCTACCGCACCGACCTCCTCGGCCAGGCCGGGCTGCCCACCGACCCGGCGCAGCTCGCCGCCCGGATGGGGTCGTGGGACGACTACGTCGCCCTCGGCCGCGAGTACAAGGCGAAGGCCCCGGCCGGGTCGGCGTGGATGGACTCCGCCGGCGGGTTCTACAACGCGATCATCTCGACCGAGTCGACGATCTACTACGACGCCGACGGCAAGCTCGTCTGGAACTCCAACCCGGCTGTGCAGAAGGCGTTCGACACCGCCGCCGCGGCCGCCGACGAGGACCTCACCGCCAAGCTCGAGCAGTTCGAGGACCCGGCCTGGGACAAGGGGTTCGGTGGGGGAGCGTTCGCCACCATCGCCTGCCCGGCGTGGATGGTCGGGTACATCAAGGGCAAGGCGGGGGAGGCGGGCTCCGGGAAGTGGGGCATCACCTCCCTGCCCGGCGGCGCCGGCGGGAACTGGGGCGGCGCCTACCTCGGCATCCCCAAGGCCAGCAAGAACACCGAGGCCGCGGCCGAGCTCGTGAAGTGGCTCACCGACCCCGAGCAGCAGGCCAAGGTGTTCGAGGTGGGCGGGAACTTCCCGTCCAACACCGGGGCCTTCGACCTCGTCGCCGGGACGAAGGACGCCTACTTCCAGGACGCGCCGATCGGGAAGCTGTTCTCCGACGCGGCGCAGGCCGCCCCCACCCAGACCCTCGGGCCGGAGGACGCCGTCGTGAAGTCCTCGCTCGTGCAGGCGCTGCTGTCCGTGGAGACCAACGGCGTGAGCCCGGCCGACGCGTGGCAGGCCGCCACGAAGGACCTGGACAACCAGATCGGCTGACCGACCGGGGGACGGCCCACCGGCCGTCCCCCTCCGGTCTGCCCGACCCACCCGCCTGGAGGACCCGTGAGCACCCCGACCGCGTCACCGACACTCGGCCGGCACCGGCAGCCGGTGCCCGAGCCGTCGCCGACCCTGCGGCAGAAGCTGTTCCGCGCCGAGGGCCGGTTGGCCCCGTACGCCTACGTCGCCCCGTTCTTCCTGCTGTTCCTCGCGTTCGGGTTGTTCCCGCTCGTCTACACCATGTGGATCAGCTTCCACCGGTTCGAGCTGGGTTCGGACCCGGAGTGGACCGGCCTGGACAACTACGTCTGGCTGTTCAGCAACCCGAAGTTCTACAACGCCCTGCTCAAGACCGTCACCATCGGCGTCCTGTCGACGGTGCCGCAGCTGCTGCTGGCCCTCGGCCTGGCGCACCTGCTGAACTACCGGATGCGGGCCCGGACGGCGTTCCGCGTCTCGATGATCATGCCCTACGCGACGTCGGTGGCGGCCTCGACGCTCGTCTTCGCCCAGATCTTCGGCCGCGACGGCGGGCTGGCGAACTGGCTGCTGTCCCTCGTGGGCCTCGACGGCCTGGACTGGCGCAACGGTGACCTCAGCGCCCAGATCGCCATCGCCGTCATCGTCACGTGGCGCTGGACCGGGTACAACGCCCTCATCTACCTGGCCGGGATGCAGTCGATCTCGACCGACCTCTACGAGGCCACCGCCCTCGACGGCGCGAACCGGTGGCAGCAGTTCCTGCACGTGACGCTGCCGGGGTTGCGGCCCACCATCCTGTTCACCGTCGTCGTCTCGACCATCGGCGCCACCCAGCTGTTCGGCGAACCGCTGCTGTTCGGCGGTGTCGACGGCGGTGCCCTGAACCAGTACCAGACGCTCGGCCTGTTCATGTACCAGCAGGGGTGGGGCTTCGGTTCGCTCGGCCGGGCCGCCACCGTCGCGTGGGTGACGTTCCTGCTCATCGTCGTCCTCGTCCTGATCAACACCGCGCTGGCCCGCTGGCGCGACCGCGACCCCGAGGGAGCCCGCCGATGAGCGCGACCGGTGTGCGCGAGGCCGCCCTCGCCGCCCCCACCCCCGTCCCGGTGCGCCGGCGCCGCTACCGCGCCCCCGACGCGGCCGGTCCGCTCACCTACGTCCTGCTCGTCGTGACGGCGCTGCTGTTCGTCGTGCCCTTCTACTACATGGTCGTCGCGGCGAGCCGGCCGATGGCGGAGATGAACACCTCGCCGCCGCCGTTCCTGCCCGGCCCGGACCTGTGGCAGAACATCACGACCGCCGTGCAGCAGCAGGCCATCGGCCTGTCCATCGTGAACTCGCTCATCGTCTCGGGCGTGACGACCGTCGGGACGCTGGCGTTCTGCACCCTCGCCGGCTACGCCTTCGCCAAGCTCCGGTTCCGGGGCGAGAAGCCGCTGTTCGCCATCACCATCGGCACGCTGATGATCCCACCGTCGCTGGGCGTCGTGCCGCTCTACAAGCTCATGTCGGACTGGGGCCTGGCGGGGCGGCTGGAGTCGGTCATCCTGCCCTCGCTCGTCGGCGCGTTCGGCGTGTTCTTCATGCGGCAGTACCTCGTGCAGACGTTGCCCGACGAACTGCTCGAGGCGGCGAAGGTCGACGGGGCGTCCCAGATCCGCACCGTCGTCAGCATCGTCCTGCCCATCGCGCGGCCGGGGATGGCCGTGCTGGGGATGCTGACGTTCATGACGAGCTGGAACGACTTCTTCTGGCCCGTCATCACGCTGAACTCCACGATGCCGACCGTCCAGGTCGCGCTCAACAACCTGGGGTCGGGGTACGTCCCGGACACCGCCGTCATCATGGCCGGCACCCTCGTCGGCACCCTGCCCGTCATCGTCGTGTTCCTGCTGCTGGGCCGCCAGATCGTCAGCGGCATCATCGCCGGCGCCGTCAAGGGCTGACCCGCACCACCCGGATTCCCGAGAGGACAGCATGACCACCACCGAGGACCAGCCCACCACCACCACCACCACGGAGCTGCGCAGGTTCCCCGCCGGTTTCGCCTGGGGCACGGCCACGGCCGCCTACCAGGTCGAGGGGGCCGTGGCCGAGGACGGCCGCACGCCGTCCATCTGGGACACCTTCAGCCACACCCCCGGCCGCGTCGTGGACGGCGACACGGGTGACGTGGCAGACGACCACTACCACCGCTTCCGGGAGGACGTCGCGCTCATGCGGCGGCTGGGGACCACGACCTACCGGTTCTCCGTCGCCTGGCCGCGCATCACCCCGCAGGTGAGCGCGGACGCGCTCGGCCCGGTGAACCCCGCGGGCCTGCAGTTCTACTCCACCCTCGTCGACGAACTGCTGGCCGCCGGGATCGAACCCGTCGTGACGCTGTACCACTGGGACCTGCCGCAGGCCCTGGAGGACGCCGGTGGCTGGACCTCGCGCCGGACGGCCGAGCGGTTCGGCGAGTACGCCGAGGTCGTCGCGGCGGCGCTGGGGGACCGGGTCCGCACGTTCACGACCCTGAACGAACCCTGGTGCTCGGCCTACCTCGGGTACGCCTCCGGCGTGCACGCCCCGGGCCGGACCGAACCCGCGGCCGCCCTCGCGGCGGTCCACCACCTGAACCTGGCCCACGGCCTGGGGGCGCTGGCCGTCCGCCGGGCCGCCCCGTCGGCCCGGG
Encoded proteins:
- a CDS encoding carbohydrate ABC transporter permease; translated protein: MSTPTASPTLGRHRQPVPEPSPTLRQKLFRAEGRLAPYAYVAPFFLLFLAFGLFPLVYTMWISFHRFELGSDPEWTGLDNYVWLFSNPKFYNALLKTVTIGVLSTVPQLLLALGLAHLLNYRMRARTAFRVSMIMPYATSVAASTLVFAQIFGRDGGLANWLLSLVGLDGLDWRNGDLSAQIAIAVIVTWRWTGYNALIYLAGMQSISTDLYEATALDGANRWQQFLHVTLPGLRPTILFTVVVSTIGATQLFGEPLLFGGVDGGALNQYQTLGLFMYQQGWGFGSLGRAATVAWVTFLLIVVLVLINTALARWRDRDPEGARR
- a CDS encoding carbohydrate ABC transporter permease, whose translation is MSATGVREAALAAPTPVPVRRRRYRAPDAAGPLTYVLLVVTALLFVVPFYYMVVAASRPMAEMNTSPPPFLPGPDLWQNITTAVQQQAIGLSIVNSLIVSGVTTVGTLAFCTLAGYAFAKLRFRGEKPLFAITIGTLMIPPSLGVVPLYKLMSDWGLAGRLESVILPSLVGAFGVFFMRQYLVQTLPDELLEAAKVDGASQIRTVVSIVLPIARPGMAVLGMLTFMTSWNDFFWPVITLNSTMPTVQVALNNLGSGYVPDTAVIMAGTLVGTLPVIVVFLLLGRQIVSGIIAGAVKG
- a CDS encoding ABC transporter substrate-binding protein, whose protein sequence is MPSARPSRTTIVALATTLAGALLVTSCSTASSGGGQASAADGKTNLTVSLFGTFGYEEAGLFDEYEQLHPDVTIQYESTQGENTYWPALQTKLASGNGTADVQGIEVGRIADVVAGQAAKWTDLKETPAGSQVANYPDWKSAAATTKDGKVLGLGTDIGPMALCYRTDLLGQAGLPTDPAQLAARMGSWDDYVALGREYKAKAPAGSAWMDSAGGFYNAIISTESTIYYDADGKLVWNSNPAVQKAFDTAAAAADEDLTAKLEQFEDPAWDKGFGGGAFATIACPAWMVGYIKGKAGEAGSGKWGITSLPGGAGGNWGGAYLGIPKASKNTEAAAELVKWLTDPEQQAKVFEVGGNFPSNTGAFDLVAGTKDAYFQDAPIGKLFSDAAQAAPTQTLGPEDAVVKSSLVQALLSVETNGVSPADAWQAATKDLDNQIG